One genomic segment of Bradyrhizobium prioriisuperbiae includes these proteins:
- the rpsI gene encoding 30S ribosomal protein S9 — MAETIQSLDQLSSLKPAAAEAPKYIKKVDKLGRAYATGKRKDAVARVWIKPGTGKILVNTREVEVYFARPVLRMMIQQPLTTAARADQYDIVCTVSGGGLSGQAGAVRHGLSKALTYMEPDLRSVLKKGGFLTRDSRVVERKKYGRAKARRSFQFSKR; from the coding sequence ATGGCCGAGACCATTCAATCGCTCGACCAGTTGTCGTCGCTCAAGCCGGCGGCTGCGGAAGCACCGAAGTATATCAAGAAGGTCGACAAGCTCGGCCGCGCTTATGCCACCGGCAAGCGCAAGGACGCGGTCGCCCGCGTCTGGATCAAGCCGGGCACCGGCAAGATCCTGGTCAACACCCGTGAGGTCGAAGTCTATTTCGCCCGTCCGGTGCTGCGCATGATGATCCAGCAGCCGCTGACCACCGCCGCTCGCGCGGACCAGTACGACATCGTCTGCACCGTGTCCGGTGGCGGTCTGTCGGGACAGGCCGGCGCGGTGCGCCATGGTCTGTCCAAGGCGCTGACCTACATGGAGCCGGATCTGCGCAGCGTGCTCAAGAAGGGCGGCTTCCTGACCCGCGACTCGCGCGTCGTCGAACGCAAGAAGTACGGCCGCGCCAAGGCTCGCCGCAGCTTCCAGTTCTCGAAGCGCTAA
- the rplM gene encoding 50S ribosomal protein L13, which produces MTTFSAKPAEVEKKWVLIDAKGLVVGRLATLVSMRLRGKHRPSYTPHVDDGDHVIIINAAQVVLTGRKRENKVYYNHTGFIGGIKERTAKSILEGRFPERVVEKAIERMIPRGPLGRKQLGNLRVYAGPEHPHEAQQPELIDVASLNRKNTRAA; this is translated from the coding sequence ATGACAACGTTTTCGGCGAAACCGGCCGAGGTCGAGAAGAAGTGGGTCCTGATCGACGCCAAGGGATTGGTGGTCGGACGGCTCGCGACCTTGGTTTCGATGCGCCTGCGCGGCAAGCATCGCCCCAGCTACACCCCCCACGTCGATGATGGCGACCACGTCATCATCATCAATGCTGCCCAGGTCGTGCTGACCGGCCGCAAGCGTGAGAACAAGGTTTATTACAACCACACCGGCTTCATCGGTGGCATCAAGGAACGCACTGCGAAGTCGATCCTGGAAGGCCGTTTCCCGGAGCGCGTGGTGGAGAAGGCCATCGAGCGCATGATCCCGCGCGGTCCGCTGGGCCGCAAGCAGCTCGGCAATCTGCGCGTCTATGCCGGTCCGGAGCATCCGCACGAGGCACAGCAGCCCGAGCTCATCGACGTCGCATCATTGAATCGCAAGAACACGAGGGCTGCGTAA
- a CDS encoding PaaI family thioesterase, with amino-acid sequence MAAAKMSVTELEQFLHREFPQAFSNGDIVIESADGQTCLLRQSYNERMLRPGGTVSGPTLMALADFAMYVVLLSAIGPVGLAVTTNLNINFLRKGQPGQDVMAAAKLLKLGKRLAVGEVNLLSGTSPDPIAHVTSTYSIPSAVVSER; translated from the coding sequence ATGGCCGCGGCGAAGATGAGCGTGACGGAGCTCGAGCAGTTTCTTCACAGGGAGTTTCCTCAGGCGTTCAGCAATGGGGATATTGTGATCGAAAGCGCTGACGGCCAGACCTGCCTGCTGCGTCAATCCTACAATGAACGGATGCTGCGGCCGGGTGGAACGGTGTCCGGGCCGACCCTGATGGCGCTGGCCGATTTCGCCATGTACGTGGTGCTGCTCTCGGCCATCGGACCGGTGGGGCTCGCCGTCACCACCAATCTCAACATCAATTTCCTGCGCAAGGGTCAGCCGGGCCAGGACGTGATGGCGGCGGCAAAACTCCTGAAGCTCGGCAAACGACTGGCGGTGGGGGAGGTCAATTTGCTGTCCGGCACCTCACCGGACCCGATTGCTCACGTCACCTCCACATACTCCATTCCATCCGCAGTCGTTTCTGAAAGGTAA
- a CDS encoding enoyl-CoA hydratase, with protein sequence MTAQRVAVQAPTLEILTREILDSVVVLTLNRPAARNSLSEGLIAALHEALNAIQHDKTVRAVVIAANGTVFSSGHDLKELTARRSDPDRGRAYFAQIMSSCSAMMQAIVRSSKPVIAAVQGVATAAGCQLVASCDLAVASEAATFATPGVDIGLFCSTPMVALSRNVPRKHAMHMLLTGEPVSARRAQELGLVNAVVAPGTERDAAIALANSIARKSAHAVKIGKEAFYRQIEMPLAEAYRYAAEVMTENMLARDAEEGINAFIEKRDPTWEDR encoded by the coding sequence ATGACCGCCCAGCGCGTTGCCGTACAAGCCCCCACTCTCGAGATTCTCACCCGTGAGATCCTCGATTCCGTCGTCGTGCTGACGCTCAACCGACCCGCGGCACGCAACAGCCTCTCGGAGGGTTTGATCGCGGCGCTGCATGAAGCGCTGAATGCAATCCAGCACGACAAGACGGTGCGCGCGGTGGTGATCGCGGCCAATGGAACGGTGTTTTCGTCCGGCCACGATCTCAAGGAACTGACCGCCCGACGCAGCGATCCCGATCGCGGCCGCGCCTACTTCGCGCAGATCATGTCGTCGTGCAGCGCCATGATGCAGGCGATCGTGCGGTCGTCGAAGCCGGTAATCGCCGCCGTTCAGGGCGTTGCCACCGCAGCGGGCTGCCAGCTGGTGGCAAGCTGCGATCTCGCGGTTGCCTCCGAGGCGGCCACCTTCGCAACGCCGGGCGTCGATATCGGTCTATTCTGCTCGACACCGATGGTGGCACTGTCGCGCAATGTGCCGCGCAAGCACGCCATGCATATGCTGCTGACGGGCGAACCGGTGTCTGCACGCCGCGCGCAGGAGCTGGGACTGGTCAACGCCGTGGTGGCACCGGGCACCGAACGCGACGCCGCCATCGCGCTGGCGAACAGCATCGCACGAAAATCCGCGCACGCCGTGAAAATCGGCAAGGAGGCGTTTTATCGCCAGATCGAAATGCCGCTGGCGGAGGCCTATCGCTACGCCGCCGAGGTGATGACGGAGAACATGCTGGCGCGCGATGCGGAAGAAGGCATCAACGCGTTCATCGAGAAACGCGATCCAACATGGGAGGACCGGTAA
- a CDS encoding CoA-binding protein produces the protein MNHDLYDDNYIRGILNTVKSIAMVGASPVNVRPSYFAFKYLSERGYDMIPVNPGHVGKSLLGKPFVASLHDIGRPVDMIDIFRNSDHIAPIVDDALQLSPLPQVIWMQLGARNDEAAAKAEALGLKVVMNRCPKIEYGRLSSEIQWMGVNSRTLSSKRAPAPTHGMRLSLNRQSLAGGSTVAADRASQTPKRDN, from the coding sequence ATGAATCATGACCTCTACGACGACAATTACATCCGGGGTATCCTGAACACCGTCAAGAGCATCGCCATGGTCGGCGCTTCGCCAGTCAATGTCAGGCCCAGCTATTTTGCCTTCAAATATCTCAGCGAGCGCGGCTACGACATGATCCCGGTCAATCCGGGGCACGTCGGCAAAAGCCTGCTCGGCAAGCCGTTCGTGGCTTCGCTGCACGACATCGGCCGCCCCGTCGACATGATCGACATCTTCCGCAACTCAGATCACATCGCTCCGATCGTCGATGACGCCCTGCAGCTCTCCCCGCTCCCCCAGGTGATCTGGATGCAGCTCGGCGCGCGCAACGACGAAGCGGCAGCGAAAGCCGAAGCGCTGGGGCTGAAAGTCGTGATGAACCGCTGCCCGAAAATTGAATATGGCCGCCTCTCTTCGGAGATCCAGTGGATGGGGGTCAACTCGCGCACGCTGAGTTCCAAACGCGCACCGGCGCCCACCCACGGCATGCGACTGTCACTCAATCGACAAAGTCTCGCCGGCGGGTCAACCGTGGCCGCCGACCGCGCCAGCCAGACGCCCAAGCGCGACAACTAG
- a CDS encoding O-acetylhomoserine aminocarboxypropyltransferase encodes MTERPPGFSTLSIHAGAQPDPTTGARATPIYQTTSFVFNDADHAASLFGLQAFGNIYTRITNPTTAVLEERVAALEGGTAALATASGHAAQFLVFHTLLQPGDEFIAARKLYGGSINQFNHAFKNFGWNVVWADSDDISTFEKAVTPKTKAIFIESIANPGGTVTDIEAIAAIARRAGVPLIVDNTLATPYLIRPIDHGADIVIHSLTKFLGGHGNSLGGILVDAGTFDWSRDGKYPALSEPRPEYHGIKIQETFGNFAFAIAARVLGLRDLGPTLSPFNAFLILTGIETLALRVQKHSDNAKAVAEWLVAHPAVAWVRYAGLSDDRYHNLARKYSPKGAGAVFTFGLKGGYDAGIKLVSNVKLFSHLANVGDTRSLIIHPASTTHSQLDDDQKALAGAGVDVVRLSVGIEDKEDLIADLEQALNA; translated from the coding sequence ATGACCGAACGTCCCCCCGGATTTTCCACGCTCTCTATTCACGCCGGCGCGCAGCCGGATCCGACCACCGGCGCACGCGCGACGCCGATTTACCAGACCACGTCGTTCGTCTTCAACGACGCGGACCACGCAGCCTCGCTGTTCGGCCTGCAGGCGTTCGGCAACATCTATACCCGCATCACCAATCCGACCACGGCGGTGCTGGAAGAGCGCGTCGCCGCACTCGAGGGTGGCACCGCGGCACTCGCCACCGCGTCAGGCCACGCGGCGCAATTCCTGGTATTCCACACGCTGCTGCAGCCGGGCGACGAATTTATCGCCGCGCGCAAGCTCTATGGCGGCTCGATCAACCAGTTCAACCACGCCTTCAAGAATTTCGGCTGGAACGTGGTGTGGGCCGATTCCGACGACATCTCGACTTTCGAAAAGGCCGTCACGCCCAAGACCAAGGCGATCTTCATCGAGTCGATCGCCAATCCCGGCGGCACCGTCACCGACATCGAGGCGATCGCCGCGATCGCACGGCGCGCCGGCGTGCCGCTGATCGTCGACAACACGCTGGCGACGCCCTATTTGATCCGCCCGATCGACCATGGCGCCGACATCGTGATTCACTCGCTGACCAAATTTCTGGGCGGCCACGGCAACTCGCTCGGCGGCATCCTGGTGGACGCCGGCACCTTCGACTGGTCGCGGGACGGAAAATACCCTGCGCTGAGCGAGCCGCGCCCGGAATATCACGGCATCAAGATCCAGGAGACGTTCGGCAACTTCGCGTTCGCGATCGCCGCGCGGGTGCTGGGCCTGCGCGATCTCGGGCCGACGCTGTCGCCGTTCAACGCGTTCCTGATCCTGACCGGCATCGAGACGCTGGCGCTGCGGGTGCAGAAGCATTCCGACAACGCCAAGGCGGTCGCCGAGTGGCTGGTGGCGCATCCCGCGGTGGCATGGGTCCGTTACGCCGGCCTGTCCGACGACCGCTACCACAACCTCGCACGCAAGTACTCTCCAAAGGGCGCCGGCGCGGTGTTCACCTTCGGCCTCAAGGGCGGCTACGACGCCGGCATCAAGCTGGTGTCGAACGTCAAACTGTTCTCGCATCTCGCCAATGTTGGCGATACCCGCTCGCTCATCATTCACCCGGCCTCGACCACCCACAGTCAGCTGGACGACGACCAGAAGGCGCTGGCTGGCGCGGGCGTCGACGTGGTCCGGCTCTCGGTCGGTATCGAGGACAAGGAAGACCTGATCGCGGACCTGGAGCAGGCGCTCAACGCCTAA
- a CDS encoding COX15/CtaA family protein has protein sequence MSDSAAHPHHLRAVRIWLVIVAALIVAMVLVGGATRLTESGLSIVEWKPVTGAIPPLTQQKWTEAFEAYKTIPQYRELNHGMSLDEFKTIFWWEWSHRLLGRVIGAVYLLPFLWFLWRGSLQGRDLKRRLWIIFGLGGLQGAVGWWMVASGLTGRVEVSQYRLAVHLMLALVIFSAIVWTLRRLQPAARLVAPARLRITSTVLLALVFLQLYFGALVAGLRAGRVFNTWPSIDGAFIPSGARLFFEEPWWRNFFDNTLTVQFSHRMLAYAIWILAILHVVDALRSRVAPVTNGALWLAAAVTLQAALGIMTLLHMVPIGLALAHQGVAIVVLTLALLQSERLSSREVEGRAGMAVAIGQHG, from the coding sequence ATGTCTGACAGCGCCGCTCACCCTCATCACTTGCGAGCCGTGCGGATCTGGCTCGTGATTGTTGCCGCGCTGATCGTCGCCATGGTGCTGGTCGGCGGGGCGACACGCTTGACGGAGTCCGGGCTGTCCATTGTCGAGTGGAAGCCGGTGACCGGGGCCATTCCGCCGCTGACGCAGCAGAAATGGACCGAGGCGTTCGAGGCCTACAAGACCATTCCGCAGTATCGCGAGCTCAATCACGGCATGAGCCTCGATGAGTTCAAGACCATCTTCTGGTGGGAGTGGAGCCATCGCTTGCTGGGGCGGGTGATCGGCGCGGTGTATCTCTTGCCGTTTCTCTGGTTTCTGTGGCGCGGCTCGCTGCAGGGGCGTGATCTCAAGCGCAGGCTGTGGATCATCTTCGGGCTCGGCGGACTGCAGGGCGCGGTCGGCTGGTGGATGGTGGCGTCCGGCCTCACCGGCCGGGTCGAGGTGTCGCAGTATCGGCTCGCTGTCCACCTGATGCTGGCGCTGGTGATCTTCTCGGCGATCGTCTGGACGCTGCGACGATTGCAGCCCGCTGCGCGTCTCGTTGCGCCGGCACGGCTGCGGATCACCAGCACGGTGCTGCTCGCACTGGTGTTCCTGCAGCTCTATTTCGGCGCGCTGGTGGCGGGGTTGCGGGCGGGGCGCGTGTTCAACACCTGGCCGTCAATCGACGGCGCCTTTATTCCGTCGGGCGCACGCCTGTTCTTCGAAGAGCCGTGGTGGCGCAATTTCTTCGACAACACGCTGACCGTGCAGTTCAGCCATCGCATGCTGGCCTATGCGATCTGGATCCTCGCGATCCTGCATGTGGTCGATGCGCTGCGGTCGCGGGTCGCGCCGGTCACCAACGGCGCGCTGTGGCTGGCCGCGGCCGTCACCTTGCAGGCGGCGCTTGGCATCATGACATTGCTGCACATGGTCCCGATCGGCCTCGCGCTGGCGCATCAGGGCGTTGCGATCGTTGTGCTGACGCTGGCTCTGCTGCAGTCCGAACGGCTGAGCAGCCGGGAAGTCGAAGGCCGTGCCGGGATGGCAGTCGCGATCGGCCAGCACGGCTGA
- a CDS encoding DUF2842 domain-containing protein has protein sequence MKIRQRKLLGTVALLVLVVVWSLLAMALAQAPVIAGSKLIQLVYYIVAGLGWVLPAMPIISWMARPDPAS, from the coding sequence ATGAAGATCCGCCAACGAAAGCTACTTGGAACCGTCGCGCTGCTGGTGCTGGTGGTGGTGTGGTCGTTGCTCGCCATGGCGCTGGCGCAGGCGCCTGTCATCGCCGGTTCGAAGCTGATCCAGTTGGTCTATTACATTGTTGCCGGCCTGGGCTGGGTGCTGCCCGCCATGCCGATCATCAGCTGGATGGCGCGGCCCGACCCGGCCTCATAG
- a CDS encoding polysaccharide deacetylase family protein has translation MPWGEGAPGGLALQLAYFSGVARLLETRRGGFGVILRLQRVRPASHDRFQPLKAHEITPEWLERLVRALRRWKFDVVSIEEAVRRMAEPAGRRRFVCLTFDGAYRDVVMHAYPVLARHQVPFTVYVPTGFVDGIAPMWWLALQQVIASHDRISLVMDRNERHFDVAEIVDKHDLYGFLANWMRRLASDELTHAIHDLCSRYAVDLAAISRTAAMDWADLSRLAADARVTIGTATVNYPALAAMTDAVALREMTMGRQVAEAALGRPLQHFAYPFGDPDSAGPREAMLAAEAGFASAVSAQAGVVWGGGRSHVLALPRISWDGRRPSLRALRVRLSGL, from the coding sequence GTGCCGTGGGGGGAAGGGGCACCGGGCGGGCTGGCGCTGCAGCTCGCCTATTTCAGCGGTGTTGCACGGCTTCTCGAAACGCGCCGGGGCGGCTTCGGAGTCATCCTTCGGTTGCAGCGGGTCCGCCCTGCATCCCACGACCGTTTCCAGCCGCTGAAAGCCCACGAAATCACTCCCGAATGGCTCGAGCGGCTAGTGCGTGCGCTGCGACGCTGGAAATTCGATGTCGTGTCGATCGAGGAGGCGGTCCGGCGCATGGCCGAGCCCGCGGGGCGTCGGCGGTTTGTGTGCCTGACATTCGACGGCGCCTATCGCGATGTTGTCATGCATGCCTATCCGGTGCTGGCGCGGCATCAGGTCCCGTTTACGGTCTATGTGCCGACCGGGTTTGTCGATGGCATTGCGCCGATGTGGTGGCTGGCGCTGCAGCAGGTGATTGCCAGCCACGATCGCATCAGTCTGGTGATGGACCGCAACGAGCGGCATTTCGACGTTGCCGAGATCGTCGATAAGCACGACCTCTACGGCTTTCTGGCGAACTGGATGCGGCGGCTGGCGTCCGATGAACTCACCCATGCCATCCACGACCTCTGCAGCCGTTACGCCGTCGATCTGGCGGCGATATCACGAACAGCGGCCATGGACTGGGCCGACCTAAGCAGGCTTGCTGCGGACGCGCGGGTGACCATCGGAACGGCGACGGTGAATTATCCGGCTCTGGCTGCCATGACCGACGCGGTCGCCTTGCGCGAAATGACCATGGGCAGGCAGGTGGCCGAAGCCGCCCTCGGCCGTCCGTTACAGCATTTCGCCTATCCGTTCGGCGATCCGGACAGCGCCGGACCGCGTGAAGCAATGCTGGCGGCGGAGGCGGGCTTCGCCAGCGCGGTTTCGGCGCAGGCCGGCGTGGTGTGGGGCGGCGGCCGCTCGCATGTGCTGGCGTTGCCGCGTATCTCCTGGGACGGGCGCCGGCCGTCGCTGCGCGCGCTGCGGGTCAGGCTGTCGGGGCTATGA
- a CDS encoding GNAT family N-acetyltransferase: MPLAAVMETDTSQGDIVANAARVAHVETFHRLADVEAVWRSMETADHLFTPFQRFDFLSAWQIHVGQREGVEPFVIVASDAQGRPLAMLPLGTRTENGVRTASFLGGKHATFNMPLLTREFAATTAKADVETLLELLRAQPRKADLLALARQPSHWQDIVNPLALLPGQPSVNGCPLLKLMPKAAPTERISNSFRRRLKSKERKLQPLPGFRYLVAQTDDEIRRILEAFFAIKPQRMAIQKLPDVFADPGVRDFIFSACLAKSAGHGHAIEIHALECDEEVIAIFAGVADGHRFSMMFNTYTTSANSKYSPGLILLRNIIDHYADRNHTSFDLGIGSDDYKLLFCKSDEPIFDSFLPLTTKGSIAALGLSSLTHAKRLVKQTPALAQMAQLLRGALHR; the protein is encoded by the coding sequence ATGCCCTTGGCCGCAGTGATGGAAACCGACACCAGCCAGGGGGATATTGTGGCGAACGCGGCGCGCGTTGCGCACGTCGAGACCTTTCACCGCCTGGCAGATGTCGAGGCGGTCTGGCGGAGCATGGAAACCGCCGATCACCTGTTCACGCCGTTTCAGCGCTTCGATTTCCTCTCCGCCTGGCAAATTCATGTGGGACAGCGTGAAGGCGTCGAGCCGTTCGTCATCGTCGCCTCCGATGCGCAGGGGCGCCCGCTGGCGATGCTTCCGCTCGGCACCCGCACCGAAAACGGCGTCCGCACCGCAAGCTTCCTCGGCGGCAAGCACGCAACGTTTAACATGCCGCTGCTGACACGGGAGTTTGCGGCGACCACCGCCAAGGCCGACGTCGAAACGCTGCTCGAGCTGCTGCGTGCGCAACCGCGCAAGGCCGACCTCCTTGCGCTGGCGCGACAGCCCTCGCACTGGCAGGACATCGTCAATCCGCTTGCGCTGTTGCCGGGCCAGCCGTCCGTCAACGGCTGCCCGCTGCTCAAGCTGATGCCCAAGGCGGCGCCCACCGAGCGGATCAGCAACTCGTTCCGCCGCCGTCTGAAGAGCAAGGAGCGCAAGCTGCAGCCGCTGCCCGGTTTCCGCTACCTTGTGGCGCAGACCGATGACGAGATCCGTCGCATCCTCGAGGCCTTCTTTGCGATCAAACCGCAACGCATGGCGATCCAGAAGCTGCCCGACGTCTTCGCCGATCCCGGCGTCCGGGACTTCATCTTCTCGGCCTGCCTGGCGAAATCAGCCGGTCACGGCCACGCCATCGAAATTCACGCCCTGGAATGCGACGAGGAAGTGATCGCGATCTTTGCCGGCGTCGCCGACGGCCACCGCTTCTCGATGATGTTCAACACCTACACCACGTCCGCCAATTCGAAGTACAGCCCCGGCCTGATCCTGCTGCGCAACATCATCGATCATTACGCCGACCGGAACCATACCTCGTTCGATCTCGGCATCGGCTCCGACGACTACAAGCTGCTGTTCTGCAAGAGCGACGAGCCGATCTTCGACAGCTTCCTGCCATTGACCACCAAGGGCAGCATTGCGGCGCTCGGGCTGTCGTCGCTGACCCATGCCAAACGCCTGGTGAAACAGACCCCGGCGCTCGCCCAGATGGCGCAGCTGTTGCGCGGCGCATTGCACCGCTAA
- a CDS encoding exopolysaccharide transport family protein produces MRFGLWRRREDRAVPVESAQAAMPEAPEPKFRASDPAAFEAKPQRGTIRDTVFGTDSGDLDLRVIGRTLMRRKWWVILPTLLALGGSLLAVNLITPRYKSESKILVDGRENIFLRPNADRADDRASFDPEAVTSQVQLVLSRDLARDVIKKNRLAELPEFDQVLKGVSPLKSLLALFGFIKDPFKQTPEERVLDAYYERLSAYAVDKSRVIAIEFQSQDPDLAAAVANSIADGYLVLQQAAKQNQARSAGQWLSGEIDGLRKKVADAEARVEEFRSNSSLFVGTNNTTLSAQQLGEINTQLTNARAQKSDAESKARLIREMLQTGKPIEASEVLNSELVRRLNEQRVTLQGQLAEQSSTLLGGHPRIKELKAQIADLDRQLRDEASKISRSLENDARISGARVDSLTASLDQMKRQASSNNGQDVQLRALEREAKSQRDLLESYLAKYREASARESIDTVPSDGRIISRAIVTNTPAYPKRLPIVLIATLATLMLSAGAIASGELLRMTAPRAFASAEPRSTVASVVEPVFTAERIFTPAVAARQMTYQPAPPAPPSPPEPPVSHPGLAAPVTEIERLAQDLQTVGVSARKITLIGVGQNESVTLTALTLARLLVRKAKVVLVELSISSPTLGAVSNDPMAPGLSDLMLGSATFGQIISKDRLSQVHLVGAGRASRDRSLLQSPRLALAIDALLRVYDHVVLDAGTAADLPASLLSSDAQAVVIPDPAMTAEARAFMREQLSATGFVGVTMLNGPADPLGADEARPATAAA; encoded by the coding sequence ATGCGTTTCGGGTTGTGGCGTCGTCGGGAAGACCGGGCGGTGCCTGTCGAGTCGGCGCAGGCCGCTATGCCGGAGGCTCCCGAGCCGAAATTCAGGGCGTCGGATCCGGCCGCGTTCGAGGCGAAACCGCAGCGCGGGACGATCCGCGACACCGTGTTCGGCACCGACTCCGGAGATCTCGACCTGCGCGTGATCGGCCGCACGCTGATGCGGCGGAAATGGTGGGTCATCCTGCCGACGCTGCTGGCGCTCGGCGGGTCCTTGCTGGCCGTCAATCTGATTACGCCGCGTTATAAATCCGAATCCAAGATTCTGGTCGATGGGCGCGAGAACATCTTCCTGCGCCCCAACGCTGACCGGGCTGACGATCGCGCTTCGTTCGATCCCGAAGCCGTGACCAGTCAGGTGCAGCTTGTTCTGTCGCGCGATCTCGCCCGCGACGTCATCAAGAAGAACAGGCTGGCGGAGCTGCCGGAATTCGATCAGGTTCTCAAGGGCGTGTCACCGCTGAAATCGCTGCTGGCGCTGTTTGGTTTCATCAAGGACCCGTTCAAGCAGACCCCGGAAGAGCGCGTGCTGGATGCCTATTACGAGCGGCTTTCGGCCTACGCCGTCGACAAGTCGCGGGTGATCGCGATCGAATTCCAGTCGCAAGACCCTGATCTCGCGGCTGCTGTCGCCAACTCGATTGCCGACGGTTATCTGGTGCTGCAGCAGGCCGCCAAGCAGAACCAGGCGCGGTCGGCCGGGCAGTGGCTGTCCGGTGAAATCGACGGCCTGCGCAAGAAGGTGGCGGATGCGGAGGCGCGCGTCGAAGAGTTTCGTTCCAACAGCAGCCTTTTTGTCGGCACCAACAACACCACGCTCTCGGCCCAGCAACTCGGCGAAATCAACACGCAATTGACCAACGCCCGGGCGCAGAAGTCGGATGCCGAATCCAAGGCGCGGCTGATCCGCGAGATGCTGCAGACCGGCAAGCCGATCGAAGCGTCCGAGGTGCTCAATTCCGAACTGGTGCGTCGCCTGAACGAGCAGCGCGTGACTTTGCAGGGACAGTTGGCCGAACAGTCCTCGACGCTGCTCGGTGGCCACCCGCGCATCAAGGAATTGAAGGCGCAGATCGCCGACCTCGACCGGCAGTTGCGTGACGAGGCCAGCAAGATTTCGCGGTCGCTGGAAAACGACGCTCGCATTTCAGGCGCGCGGGTCGATAGCCTGACGGCAAGTCTCGATCAGATGAAGCGTCAGGCCTCTTCCAATAACGGGCAGGACGTGCAGCTGCGCGCACTGGAGCGGGAAGCTAAATCCCAGCGCGACCTGCTGGAATCCTATCTTGCAAAATACCGCGAGGCGAGCGCCCGTGAATCGATCGATACTGTTCCCAGCGACGGGCGCATCATCTCGCGCGCAATCGTGACCAACACGCCGGCCTATCCGAAGCGGCTGCCGATCGTGCTGATCGCGACGCTGGCGACGTTGATGCTGTCGGCAGGCGCGATCGCGTCCGGCGAACTGCTGCGCATGACGGCGCCCCGGGCCTTCGCATCGGCGGAGCCGCGGTCGACGGTCGCAAGCGTGGTCGAGCCGGTCTTCACCGCGGAGCGGATCTTCACCCCTGCCGTTGCGGCTCGGCAAATGACTTACCAGCCGGCGCCGCCGGCTCCTCCTTCGCCGCCAGAGCCGCCTGTGTCCCATCCCGGCCTCGCCGCACCGGTGACCGAAATCGAGCGGCTGGCGCAGGACCTGCAGACTGTCGGCGTGAGCGCCCGCAAGATCACGCTGATCGGAGTCGGACAGAACGAGAGTGTGACCCTGACGGCGCTGACGCTGGCGCGCCTGCTGGTGCGCAAGGCAAAGGTCGTGCTGGTCGAACTGTCGATCTCTTCGCCGACGCTTGGCGCAGTGTCCAACGATCCGATGGCGCCGGGACTGTCGGATTTGATGCTCGGTTCGGCGACCTTCGGTCAAATCATTTCCAAGGACCGGCTGTCCCAGGTGCATCTGGTCGGGGCAGGGCGTGCGTCCAGGGATCGCTCGTTGCTGCAGTCGCCGCGGCTGGCGCTGGCCATCGATGCGCTGCTGCGGGTCTACGATCACGTGGTGCTCGACGCCGGCACGGCAGCCGATCTTCCGGCGTCGTTGTTGTCATCGGATGCGCAAGCCGTGGTCATTCCCGATCCCGCGATGACCGCAGAGGCGCGTGCTTTCATGCGCGAGCAACTGAGCGCCACCGGCTTTGTCGGAGTGACGATGCTGAACGGTCCGGCCGATCCGCTTGGCGCGGACGAGGCGCGGCCGGCGACGGCTGCGGCCTAA
- a CDS encoding polysaccharide biosynthesis/export family protein produces the protein MWAVRALIFSLLLAPVLSGCMTLPPPVATVTAPTSARSDLDALAYGGPVGPAPAVVAPIAYSAESAYRLDAGDRLRIVVYGQEGLTNSYAVDAGGSITMPLIGAVRARGLTPAELAQAITVKLRGGYIREPYVAAEVEAYRPFFILGEVAAPGQYPYVPNMTVESAVAIAGGFSPRAQKGSVDLTRTDHNGPVRANVPLGTVLRPGDTIVVSERWF, from the coding sequence ATGTGGGCTGTCCGCGCTTTGATCTTTAGCTTGCTCCTTGCACCTGTATTGTCGGGCTGTATGACTTTGCCTCCCCCCGTCGCAACGGTGACCGCGCCGACGTCGGCGCGCAGCGATCTCGATGCGCTGGCCTATGGCGGACCGGTCGGACCCGCGCCCGCGGTTGTCGCTCCCATCGCCTATTCCGCGGAGTCCGCTTATCGCCTCGATGCCGGCGATCGGTTGCGCATCGTGGTCTATGGCCAAGAAGGCCTCACCAACTCCTATGCGGTCGATGCCGGCGGCTCGATCACCATGCCACTGATCGGCGCGGTGCGCGCCCGCGGCCTCACGCCGGCGGAACTGGCCCAGGCCATCACCGTGAAGCTGCGCGGCGGCTATATCCGCGAGCCTTATGTCGCTGCCGAGGTCGAAGCCTACCGCCCGTTCTTCATCCTTGGTGAAGTGGCTGCGCCCGGCCAGTATCCTTATGTGCCGAACATGACGGTCGAAAGCGCTGTGGCGATCGCTGGCGGCTTCTCGCCACGTGCCCAGAAAGGCTCTGTCGATCTCACCCGTACCGATCACAATGGCCCGGTGCGCGCCAATGTGCCGCTCGGGACAGTGCTGCGGCCCGGCGACACCATTGTCGTCAGCGAACGCTGGTTCTGA